The Ananas comosus cultivar F153 linkage group 7, ASM154086v1, whole genome shotgun sequence genome has a window encoding:
- the LOC109713519 gene encoding UPF0481 protein At3g47200-like, which produces MAQDQGQAVAVDIEDAVLSSVRSNIKALDRDPMVLERFTIFRVPAHVRQRNTHLYEPRMVSVGPYGRGDGPVLRAMEQHKWRYLQDFLSRNPYNCIDHYIAEIRVLEPRARRCYFEPVDLSADAFVEMLLLDGCFVLEFIIKWSQGDDDSVCTAGWSLPLVRGDLLLLENQIPLFVLEKLFELVTFTMDDEEIPSLMELLVNYLASRNVERPEEEMLASRVSAAVSVHGEAKDFHHLLHLYYRCYITKPQTDPRGSTICGTILKWLNPTKIFASLLSYLRIKISRSQAPADKKRSPNTIPSATELEEAGVTFKRKGEKRKRNESDQHHPGSFLDVAFHDGVLEIPFLSVENSTLSRFTNLVAFEQCGGCKPEEAYMTSYATFMDCIIDTPADVAILHQSGILENKLASDKELAVFFNQLSDCAAMDFEKHYLAGLFRDVRKYCDSDWPKWRAKLVRDYFGNPWAILSLIAAVFVLVFTFLQTFYTIFPYYHPRN; this is translated from the coding sequence ATGGCACAGGATCAGGGACAGGCGGTCGCCGTAGACATCGAGGATGCCGTGCTGAGCTCCGTCAGGTCGAACATCAAGGCCTTAGACCGCGACCCGATGGTGCTGGAGCGCTTCACCATCTTCCGCGTCCCGGCGCACGTCCGGCAGCGCAACACGCACCTCTACGAACCCCGGATGGTCTCCGTCGGCCCCTACGGCCGCGGCGACGGCCCCGTCCTCCGCGCCATGGAACAGCACAAGTGGCGCTACCTGCAGGACTTCCTCTCCCGCAACCCCTACAACTGCATCGATCACTACATAGCCGAGATCAGGGTGCTGGAGCCTCGGGCGCGGCGGTGCTACTTCGAGCCCGTCGACCTCAGCGCCGATGCGTTCGTGGAGATGCTGCTCCTCGACGGGTGCTTCGTCCTCGAGTTCATCATCAAGTGGAGCCAGGGGGACGACGACAGCGTCTGCACCGCCGGATGGAGCTTGCCGCTCGTGCGCGGCGACCTGCTCCTGCTCGAGAACCAGATCCCCCTCTTCGTGCTCGAGAAGCTGTTCGAGCTCGTCACGTTCACCATGGACGACGAGGAGATACCCTCCCTGATGGAGCTTCTCGTGAACTACCTCGCGAGCAGAAACGTCGAGAGGCCCGAGGAAGAGATGCTCGCCAGTCGCGTCTCCGCCGCCGTTTCGGTGCACGGCGAAGCCAAAGATTTCCACCACCTGTTGCATCTCTACTACCGCTGCTACATCACGAAACCACAAACTGACCCGAGGGGCAGTACCATCTGCGGTACTATTCTCAAATGGTTAAACCCGACTAAGATCTTCGCCTCCCTCCTCTCTTATCTCCGAATAAAGATTTCCCGATCGCAGGCGCCGGCGGATAAGAAACGATCGCCGAATACGATCCCGTCCGCGACCGAGCTCGAGGAGGCCGGAGTGACGTTTAAGAGGAAGGgcgagaagaggaaaaggaacgAGAGTGATCAGCATCATCCCGGTTCGTTCCTGGACGTCGCATTTCACGACGGCGTGCTCGAGATCCCATTCCTCTCGGTGGAGAACTCGACGTTATCGCGGTTCACGAACCTCGTGGCATTCGAGCAGTGCGGCGGGTGCAAGCCGGAGGAGGCGTACATGACGAGCTACGCGACGTTCATGGACTGCATCATCGACACGCCGGCAGACGTCGCGATACTCCACCAGAGCGGGATCCTGGAGAACAAGCTGGCGAGCGACAAGGAGCTGGCGGTGTTCTTCAACCAGCTCTCCGACTGCGCCGCCATGGATTTCGAGAAGCACTACCTCGCCGGGTTGTTCCGGGACGTGAGGAAGTACTGCGATTCCGATTGGCCCAAGTGGAGGGCGAAGCTGGTCAGGGACTATTTCGGCAACCCGTGGGCCATCCTTTCCTTGATCGCAGCAGTTTTCGTTCTTGTTTTCACCTTCCTGCAGACCTTCTACACCATCTTCCCTTACTACCATCCTAGGAATTAG